CGAAGTGCCGGGCGAAGTCCAGGACGGAGTCCGGATCGAGCTGCGCCAGCCGCTCCACGAGCAGCTCGGCGTGTTCCTCGGGGTCGCCCTCGGCGGCCTCGCGGGTACGGTCGACGATCTCCCAGAACTCCGTCTCGTCCATCACCGCTCCAGCATCACGGGTGCGCCCCCTCGCCGCCACCTCTCATACGGCCAAAGGCCGGTGTCCGCCCCCGTCACAGGGGTGGACACCGGCCTTCGGCCTTACCGTGTCGCTGCCTTACAGGCCGTAGCGCTCGCGCGCCTCCTTGATGGCGGACGCCGGCACCTCGCCGCGGCGGGCGAGCTGGGCCAGCGCGGCCACCACGATCGACTGCGCGTCGACACCGAAATGGCGGCGGGCGCCCTCGCGGGTGTCGGACAGGCCGAAGCCGTCCGTACCGAGCGAGGTCCAGTCCTGCTCCACCCACTGGCTGATCTGGTCCGGGACCTGGCGCATCCAGTCGGACACCGCGAGGACCGGGCTGGTGACGCCCTCGAGCGCGCGGGTGACGTACGGGGTGCGCATCTCGCCGCGCAGCAGCGCCTCGTCGCACTCCAGCGCGTCGCGCCGCAGCTCGCCCCAGGAGGTGGCGGACCAGACGTCGGCGGCCACGTTCCAGTCGGCGGCGAGCAGCTTCTGCGCCTCCAGCGCCCAGTGGATCGCCGTACCCGAGGCCATCAGCTGGATCTTCGGGGCGTCGGCGGCCGGGGCGGACTCCAGCGAGGAGGCCTCGTTGAAGCGGTAGAGGCCGCGCAGGATGCCTTCCTCCACGCCCTCAGGCATCGCCGGCTGGACCTTCGGCTCGTTGTAGACCGTGAGGTAGTAGAAGACGTCCTCGGGCTTCTCGCCGTACATGCGGCGCAGACCGTCCTTGACGATCACCGCGATCTCGTACGCGAACGCCGGGTCGTAGTTGAGCGACGCCGGGTTCGTGGACGCGATCAGGTGCGAGTGGCCGTCCGCGTGCTGCAGGCCCTCACCGGTCAGGGTCGTACGACCGGCGGTGGCGCCGACGATGAAGCCCTTGCCGAGCTGGTCGGCGAGCTGCCACATCTGGTCGGCGGTGCGCTGCCAGCCGAACATCGAGTAGAAGATGTAGAACGGGATCATCGGCTCGCCGTGCGTCGCGTACGACGTGCAGGCGGCGATGAAGTCGGCCATGGCGCCGGCCTCGGTGATCCCCTCGTTGAGGATCTGGCCGTCCTTGGCTTCCTTGTAGTACATGAGCTGGTCGCGGTCGACCGGCTCGTACGTCTGGCCCAGCGGCGAGTAGATGCCGGCCGACGGGAAGAGGGACTCCATGCCGAAGGTGCGGGCCTCGTCGGGGACGATCGGCACCCAGCGCTTGCCGGTCTCCTTGTCCCGCATCAGGTCCTTGACGAGCCGGACGAAGGCCATGGTGGTGGCCATCTCCTGCTTGCCGGAGCCCTTGAGCAGCGGGGCGAAGGAACGGTCCGCCGGGGCCGGCAGGGCCACGTGCTTGACCTTGCGGGCGGGGGCCGGGCCGCCGAGGGCCGCGCGGCGCTCGTTCAGGTACTGCACCTCGGGGCTGTTCGCGCCCGGGTGGCCGTACGGGACCTGGCCGTCGACGAAGGCGCTGTCCGGGATCGGGAGTCCGAGCAGGTCGCGCATGCTCTTGAACTCGTCGGTCGTCAGCTTCTTCATCTGGTGGTTCGCGTTCTTCGACTCGAACCCGGCACCCAGCGTGTAGCCCTTGACGGTCTGCGCGAGGATGACCGTCGGCGCACCCTTGTGCTCCAGGGCGGCCTTGTACGCGGCGTAGACCTTGCGGGGCTCGTGGCCGCCGCGGGAGCTGTGGAAGCACTCGGCGATCTTCGCGTCCGACAGGACGCCGGCCAGCTGCACGAGCTCGGCGTTGGCGCCGAAGAAGTGCTGGCGGATGTAGGCCACGTCGCGGGTCGCGTACGTCTGGAACTGCGCGTCCGGTACCTCGCGCAGGCGGCGTACGAGGGCGCCCGTGGTGTCGAGCTGGAACAGCTCGTCCCAGGCGGAGCCCCACAGCGACTTGATGACGTTCCAGCCGGCGCCGCGGAACTGGGCCTCCAGCTCCTGGACCACGCGGAAGTTGGCGCGGACCGGACCGTCGAGGCGCTGCAGGTTGCAGTTGATGACGAAGGTCAGGTTGTCGAGCTGCTCGCGGGAGGCGAGGGCCAGGGCGGCGGTCGACTCGGGCTCGTCCATCTCGCCGTCGCCCAGGAAGGCCCAGACGTGCGAGTTGGCGGTGTCCTTGATGCTGCGGTTCTGCAGGTAGCGGTTGAAGCGCGCCTGGTAGATCGCGGACAGCGGGCCGAGGCCCATGGACACCGTCGGGAACTCCCACAGCCACGGCAGGCGCCGCGGGTGCGGGTAGGACGGCAGGCCGTTGCCGCCGGACTCCTGGCGGAAGTTGTCGAGCTGCTGCTCGCAGATGCGCCCGTCGAGGAAGGCGCGGGCGTAGATGCCGGGGGAGGCGTGGCCCTGGATGTAGAGCTGGTCGCCCGATCCGTCGGCCTCCTTCCCGCGGAAGAAGTGCTGGAAGCCGGTCTCGTAGAGCCAGGCCGCCGAGGCGAAGGTGGCGATGTGGCCGCCGACGCCGTACTTGGAGCCGCGGGTCACCATGGCGGCCGCGTTCCAGCGGTTCCATGCGGTGATCTTGGCTTCCATCTCCTCGTCACCCGGGAACTCGGGCTCCGCGGAGGTGGGGATGGTGTTGACGTAGTCCGTCTCCAGCAGCTTCGGCAGGGCGAGGCCGGCGGCTTCGGCGTGCTGGAGGGTGCGGCGGAGCAGGTATTCGGCGCGGCGCGTACCGGCGGCCTTGGCGACGGCGTCCAGGGAGGCCGCCCATTCGGCGGTCTCCTCGGTGTCGCGGTCCGGGAGCTGGTCGAGCTCGCTCGGAAGCTTTCCTACGGGGTCGGACATCGGTGTGCGCCGCCTTCCGGACAAAGGAGAGGTGGTGAAGAAAATCCCTGACGGGCAGGACAGGGTCGATGGGCCCGGGTGGGGCCCGTCGACGACTGTAAATCGCTGATCGATGATCGATCAAATGAATGTGACGATGAAATGGCCATCCGGCCAAAAGTCGGCACCGGGTGCCATGAAATCAGGCACCCGGTGCCGGGCAAACCAGGACAGACCGACCCGTCAGGCGCGGGGTGCGCACCCCAGGACATGCCGCTTCACCAGCACGCCGATGTCCGGATCCTGATTGCGGAACGCCTCCACGAGGGCCGCGTGCTCCTCGGCGTACGACTTCTGGACGGTTCCGAGCCAGCGGATGGACAGGGCCGTGAAGACCTCGATGCCCAGGCTCTCCCAGGTGTGCAGCAGCACGCTGTTCCCGGCCGCCCGCACCATCTCCCGGTGGAACCCGACGGTGTGCCGCACCTGCGCGGTCCCGTCCTCGGTCCGGTCGGCCTCCCACAGGGCCGCCACGTGCGGCTCCAGCGCCGAGCAGTCCGTCGCCAGCCGCGGCGCGGCCAGCTCGGCGGCGATCTGCTCCAGGCCGGCCCGGACCGGGTAGATCTCCTCCAGGTCGGCCGCCGACAGGTTCCGTACGCGTACGCCCTTGTTCGGCGCCGACTCGATCAGCCGCAGCGTCTCCAGCTCCCGCAGGGCCTCGCGCACGGGCGTCTGGCTGACCTCGAGCTCGACGGCGATCCGCCGCTCGACGATCCGCTCGCCGGGCTTCCAGCGCCCGCTGACGATCCCCTCCACGATGTGCTCGCGGATCTGCTCGCGCAGCGAGTGCACGACGGGTGGGGTGATCATCCGGGCTTCATCTCCTGTGGGCGTGCAGAGCTCTGATGCGTAGACAATACGGCGGAGTGGCCCGCTGGGATGCGTTCCTGGTCAGGGCCGTTGGGTGAGGCTGGTAACAAGGACGACGCCCAAAGACGTGACCCGGCCCACCGACAGCCGGTACGCGCCCGGTTGCGGTGGCGGGAACGCGGCGGCGTAGCGGCCGCCGCCCAGACTGCGCAGGGGGCGGGCCGTCGGCCGGCTGCCGTCCGCCGGGCGCAGTTCCGCCGTGAGCCGCAGGTCCGCGTCGGGGGCGGTGACCGTGACCTCGTACGGGGCTCCGGCCGCCAGCACGGCGGGTGCCTGCACGCCCAGGCGGGCCGCGGCGGGGTGCTCGCGCCGGCGGCGGGGCGGGGGCGTGTGGCCCAGGAGGCCCCACAGGGCGTCCCGGACGCCCCGGTTGTGGTGCAGGGAGCCGTGCTGCTCGTACGGGGTGAAGGACTCGGTCACCGCGCGGCCCGGGCCCTCGCCGGGCGCGTCCGCCGGGAGGGCCGCGAGGAGCGGCACCGTGCCGTCGCCGCCCCCGGCGGCTGCGTCGGGCTCCGGCAGGAGCGTCAGGCGGTCGTCCGCGTACGAGGCGATCGCCGCCGTCGGCTGGCCGACGCCGGCGATCACGTGCAGTCCGGCCCGCGGCGGGGCGCTGCGCAGGTCCGCGTGGAAGCGGGCCGCGTCCGCGAGCAGGGCCGCGTCCACGCCCGGCAGGCCCGGCAGGTCGCGGGCGTACGCGAGGCCCTGCGGACCCGTCACGCAGGGGTAGTCGGGGGCCAGCTGGTGCAGGGACGGCAGGCTGCGGGCGAAGGCGCCGAGGTCCGGGCCCGCCGCGCGACTGCCGTCGACCAGGCCGGCCAGGGCCTCCACGGAGCCCTGGTGCGGGGTGCCCAGGGTGATCAGGCGGCGGGTGATCTCGTGGCCGCCGAGGCGCTCCACGTAGTGCCGGGCGACCAGCCCGCCCAGCGAGTGGCAGAGGAAGACCACCCGGGCCTCGCGCCGCTCGGGGGCCGAGGCCCGCCAGCGCTCCAGCTCCAGGTCGATGCGGCCCTTCAGCCGCTCCGCGTTGAAGCGGCAGGACAGGCGCCAGTCGTACGGGAAGGTGAGGAGGTTGTCCGCCACGGACAGGGTGAAGTGCCGCTCCAGCCAGCGCAGCAGGTCCGTGTAGCCGTCCACCGGGTGCCAGATGCCGGGGAGGGCGTGCAGATCGGGCATCAGGCCCACGGGGACGACGCCGTCGCCCGGGTCGCCGTCGCCGATGTCCTTCGGGAGGCGCAGGGCCGTCACGGAGCGGCCGAAGCTCTGCAGGCCGCGTAACAGGGCGGCGCCGGACAGGTCCCAGACCGCCGTGCCGTCGGCGTCCGCCAGCCGGCTGCCCATGATGCCCGGCAGTACCACGACAAGATCCGTCACCTGTGCCCGTGCCCGTGCCATACGACGCCCCCCGAGATGTCACACATGGACCCACCAGGGTATGACGACGGCGCCCCCGCCCGAAGTGGTTCCGGGCGGGGGCGCCGTGCGTGGCGTGAGCCGATGGGGCGTCAGCCTCAGAGGCCGAGCTCGACCTCGAACTCGCCGGCCTCGAGGATCGCCTTGACGGCCGAGAGGTACCGGGCCGCGTCCGCGCCGTCCACCAGGCGGTGGTCGTAGGACAGGGTCAGGTACGTCATGTCGCGGACGCCGATGACGGTGCCCTCGGGGGTCTCGATGACCATCGGGCGCTTGACCGTGGCACCGATGCCCAGGATGGCGACCTGGTTCGGGGGCACGATGACGGTGTCGAACAGCGCACCGCGCGAGCCGGTGTTGCTGATGGTGAAGGTCGCGCCCGACAGCTCGTCCGGCGTGATCTTGTTGCCGCGGACCTTGGCGGCCAGGTCGGCGGTCGCCTTGGAGATGCCCGCCAGGTTGAGGTCACCGGCACCCTTGATGACCGGGGTCATCAGGCCCTTCTCGGAGTCGACGGCGATGCCGATGTTCTCCGAGTCGAAGTAGGTGATGGTGCCCTCGTCGTCGTTGATCCGGGCGTTGACGACCGCGTGGGCCTTCAGCGCCTGGGCGGCGGCCTTGACGAAGAACGGCATCGGCGAGAGCTTGACGCCCTCGCGGGCCAGGAAGGAGCCCTTGGCCTGCTCGCGCAGCTTCATGATCTTGGTGATGTCCACCTCGACCACGGAGCTGAGCTGAGCCTGCGAGTGCAGCGCCTTCATCATGTTGTCGCCGATGACCTTGCGCATGCGGGTCATCTTGACGGTCTGGCCACGCAGCTCGGAGACCGCGGCGGCCGGGGCCTTCGCGGCCGGAGCGGCGGCAACCGGAGCCGGGGCGGCAGCGGCGGCCTTGGCGGCCTCGGCGGCAGCCAGGACGTCCTGCTTGCGGATACGGCCACCGACGCCGGTGCCCGAGACCGAAGCCAGGTTGACGCCGGACTCCGAGGCGAGCTTGCGCACCAGCGGGGTCACGTACGCGCCCTCGTCACCGGCGGAGACCGGAGCGGCGGGGGCGGCGACCGGAGCAGCGGCGACCGGAGCCGGGGCGGCGACCGGGGCAGCGGCGACCGGAGCCGCAGCGGCCACGGGGGCCGGAGCGGCCACGACCGGGGCCGGGGCGGCGACCGGGGCAGCGGCGGCCGGGGCCGGGGCGGCGACCGGAGCGGCGGCGGCCGGGGCCGGGGCGGCGACCGGAGCAGCCGCGACCGGGGCCGGAGCGGCGGCCGGGGCGGCACCGGCGGCGCCGATGACGGCCAGGACGGTGCCGACCTCGGCGGTCTCGTCCTCGTTGATCCGGATCTCCAGCAGCGTGCCGGAGACCGGCGCGGGGATCTCGGTGTCGACCTTGTCCGTGGAGACCTCGAGCAGCGGCTCGTCGGCCTCGACGGACTCGCCGACCTGCTTCAGCCAGCGGGTGACGGTGCCCTCGGTGACGCTCTCGCCCAGGGCGGGGAGAACGACGTCCGTGCCGGAGGCGGCAGGGGCGGCGGCGGCCGGAGCCGCGGCGGCCGGGGCCGGAGCCGCCGGGGCCTCGGCGACCGGAGCCGGAGCGGCGGCCGGAACCTCGGCGACTGCTGCCGGTGCCGGGGCCGCGGCCTCGGCGGCAGCCGGGGCGCCGGAGCCGTCGTCGATGACGGCCAGCTCGGCGCCGACCTCGACGGTCTCGTCCTCGGCGACCTTGATGGACGCCAGGATGCCGGAGACGGGCGACGGGATCTCGGTGTCGACCTTGTCGGTCGAGACCTCGAGCAGCGGCTCGTCGGCCTCGACGCGCTCGCCCTCGGCCTTCAGCCAGCGGGTGACAGTGCCCTCAGTGACGCTCTCGCCGAGCGCCGGAAGGGTTACGGAAACCGACATGGTTTCTGTTGCTCCTTACGAAAGTGCGGAAGTGGTCGTCGCGCCCGGGACGATTAGTCGTGGGAGTGAAGCGGCTTGCCGGCCAGGGCCAGGTGGGCCTCGCCGAGCGCCTCGTTCTGGGTCGGGTGCGCGTGGATGAGCTGCGCGACCTCGGCCGGCAGGGCCTCCCAGTTGTAAATCAGCTGGGCCTCGCCGACCTGCTCGCCCATCCGGTCACCGACCATGTGGACGCCGACCACGGCACCGTCCTTGACCTGGACGAGCTTGATCTCGCCCGCGGTCTTGAGGATCTTGCTCTTGCCGTTGCCCGCAAGGTTGTACTTCAGG
The Streptomyces sp. NBC_01296 DNA segment above includes these coding regions:
- the aceE gene encoding pyruvate dehydrogenase (acetyl-transferring), homodimeric type, coding for MSDPVGKLPSELDQLPDRDTEETAEWAASLDAVAKAAGTRRAEYLLRRTLQHAEAAGLALPKLLETDYVNTIPTSAEPEFPGDEEMEAKITAWNRWNAAAMVTRGSKYGVGGHIATFASAAWLYETGFQHFFRGKEADGSGDQLYIQGHASPGIYARAFLDGRICEQQLDNFRQESGGNGLPSYPHPRRLPWLWEFPTVSMGLGPLSAIYQARFNRYLQNRSIKDTANSHVWAFLGDGEMDEPESTAALALASREQLDNLTFVINCNLQRLDGPVRANFRVVQELEAQFRGAGWNVIKSLWGSAWDELFQLDTTGALVRRLREVPDAQFQTYATRDVAYIRQHFFGANAELVQLAGVLSDAKIAECFHSSRGGHEPRKVYAAYKAALEHKGAPTVILAQTVKGYTLGAGFESKNANHQMKKLTTDEFKSMRDLLGLPIPDSAFVDGQVPYGHPGANSPEVQYLNERRAALGGPAPARKVKHVALPAPADRSFAPLLKGSGKQEMATTMAFVRLVKDLMRDKETGKRWVPIVPDEARTFGMESLFPSAGIYSPLGQTYEPVDRDQLMYYKEAKDGQILNEGITEAGAMADFIAACTSYATHGEPMIPFYIFYSMFGWQRTADQMWQLADQLGKGFIVGATAGRTTLTGEGLQHADGHSHLIASTNPASLNYDPAFAYEIAVIVKDGLRRMYGEKPEDVFYYLTVYNEPKVQPAMPEGVEEGILRGLYRFNEASSLESAPAADAPKIQLMASGTAIHWALEAQKLLAADWNVAADVWSATSWGELRRDALECDEALLRGEMRTPYVTRALEGVTSPVLAVSDWMRQVPDQISQWVEQDWTSLGTDGFGLSDTREGARRHFGVDAQSIVVAALAQLARRGEVPASAIKEARERYGL
- a CDS encoding GntR family transcriptional regulator; protein product: MTPPVVHSLREQIREHIVEGIVSGRWKPGERIVERRIAVELEVSQTPVREALRELETLRLIESAPNKGVRVRNLSAADLEEIYPVRAGLEQIAAELAAPRLATDCSALEPHVAALWEADRTEDGTAQVRHTVGFHREMVRAAGNSVLLHTWESLGIEVFTALSIRWLGTVQKSYAEEHAALVEAFRNQDPDIGVLVKRHVLGCAPRA
- a CDS encoding lipase/acyltransferase domain-containing protein, whose protein sequence is MARARAQVTDLVVVLPGIMGSRLADADGTAVWDLSGAALLRGLQSFGRSVTALRLPKDIGDGDPGDGVVPVGLMPDLHALPGIWHPVDGYTDLLRWLERHFTLSVADNLLTFPYDWRLSCRFNAERLKGRIDLELERWRASAPERREARVVFLCHSLGGLVARHYVERLGGHEITRRLITLGTPHQGSVEALAGLVDGSRAAGPDLGAFARSLPSLHQLAPDYPCVTGPQGLAYARDLPGLPGVDAALLADAARFHADLRSAPPRAGLHVIAGVGQPTAAIASYADDRLTLLPEPDAAAGGGDGTVPLLAALPADAPGEGPGRAVTESFTPYEQHGSLHHNRGVRDALWGLLGHTPPPRRRREHPAAARLGVQAPAVLAAGAPYEVTVTAPDADLRLTAELRPADGSRPTARPLRSLGGGRYAAAFPPPQPGAYRLSVGRVTSLGVVLVTSLTQRP
- the sucB gene encoding 2-oxoglutarate dehydrogenase, E2 component, dihydrolipoamide succinyltransferase, encoding MSVSVTLPALGESVTEGTVTRWLKAEGERVEADEPLLEVSTDKVDTEIPSPVSGILASIKVAEDETVEVGAELAVIDDGSGAPAAAEAAAPAPAAVAEVPAAAPAPVAEAPAAPAPAAAAPAAAAPAASGTDVVLPALGESVTEGTVTRWLKQVGESVEADEPLLEVSTDKVDTEIPAPVSGTLLEIRINEDETAEVGTVLAVIGAAGAAPAAAPAPVAAAPVAAPAPAAAAPVAAPAPAAAAPVAAPAPVVAAPAPVAAAAPVAAAPVAAPAPVAAAPVAAPAAPVSAGDEGAYVTPLVRKLASESGVNLASVSGTGVGGRIRKQDVLAAAEAAKAAAAAPAPVAAAPAAKAPAAAVSELRGQTVKMTRMRKVIGDNMMKALHSQAQLSSVVEVDITKIMKLREQAKGSFLAREGVKLSPMPFFVKAAAQALKAHAVVNARINDDEGTITYFDSENIGIAVDSEKGLMTPVIKGAGDLNLAGISKATADLAAKVRGNKITPDELSGATFTISNTGSRGALFDTVIVPPNQVAILGIGATVKRPMVIETPEGTVIGVRDMTYLTLSYDHRLVDGADAARYLSAVKAILEAGEFEVELGL